A genomic stretch from Oryzias latipes chromosome 24, ASM223467v1 includes:
- the churc1 gene encoding protein Churchill codes for MCNGCVQKEYPDRGNTCLENGSYLMNYLGCANCHKRDFVLINNKSTEDDDGEEIVTYDHVCKNCDHVIARHEYTFSVVDEYQEYTMLCMLCGKAEDSISVLPDDPRQSAPLF; via the exons ATGTGCAACGGTTGCGTGCAAAAGGAATATCCAGACCGG GGTAACACTTGTTTGGAGAATGGCTCGTATCTGATGAACTATCTGGGCTGTGCTAACTGCCACAAGAGGGACTTCGTGCTCATCAACAACAAATCCACCGAGGATGATGATGGAGAGGAGATAGTGACATACGATC ATGTTTGTAAGAACTGTGACCATGTCATCGCCAGGCATGAGTACACCTTCTCTGTTGTTGATGAATACCAG GAGTACACCATGCTCTGCATGCTGTGTGGAAAAGCAGAGGACTCCATCAGTGTTCTACCAGATGACCCCAGACAGTCTGCACCTCTTTTCTAG
- the LOC101157747 gene encoding tau-tubulin kinase 2, translating to MNGGVDHTDILTVGDVVRDRWKVIRKIGGGGFGEIYEVLDQLSQATVALKVESAQQPKQVLKMEVAVLKKLQGKNHVCRFVGCGRNDRFNYVVMELQGRNLADLRRTMSRGTFSVSTTLRLGKQILEAIESIHSVGFLHRDIKPSNFAMGRLASTCRCCYMLDFGLARQFTNSNQEVRPPRPVAGFRGTVRYASINAHKNKEMGRHDDLWSLFYMLVEFMVGQLPWRKIKDKEQVGNLKETYDHRLMLKHLPSEFSTFLDHIMTLDYFTKPDYQLLTSMFDSAMKSHNVLENDPYDWEKCDSEDVLTITAAANTAQQLTRLTPAYLGMANASVLPGELQRENTEDVLQGERLSDADNCLPIPTPTAPGGDVWEEMDRNRNHKRAQPMIRKVVSEDEHSQNQGNQSPNTGSMQSSPRRVRSETMFLDRAAPLLRRMRHSQSLAFEKRLAPEPKPTIERFLEAYLGKQRPVLPCVGEKSIPEKENGMHTPSSNQEHSGTPTVDPEEGAASSGFVAVTASPVPQEGDSQEWVMLELEQGSGSAGSKPPADVKHEDKRGTHIPVEAQKSEPHDEKTSPAAPSSPVLSQMAMPGTWLLGHRRLPGMLGQMPSVVMGRPPMEQSPVLKNDGVALEETSVQLEELAEEGLKNGGHLDSAAALSPAKAIAAHLTKDRDPESDSGLPDRSSEPNQQLQADTVGGAVESTVTVSSSPPPALLRQKDSPSSPRLSRIPVRDPSNPLDSPSRDLNLEKRHRWSSPVPGSPTHSPSPSLSCDNLPCALPRDRLSYERGSRSDCVGEDPLSLSSSSGSKSKIPRPVSASFLPEQLNSRFLPRPPPGKPPIRPCVDSRRRRLRVRASSTSDADFLASLTQLMQDRGGLLLSPPHRLRSSSSSLQRSLSSSPSRQELREGGALPGRCHSPSSLSGSPPPRQADPQDRAAGPGLWGRGSRGRGLLCEGKGKVTR from the exons ATGAATGGAGGTGTGGACCACACAGATATCCTGACCGTGGGAGATGTGGTCAGGGACAGGTGGAAAGTG ATCAGGAAGATAGGCGGGGGCGGCTTTGGGGAGATCTATGAAGTTCTGGACCAGTTGAGTCAGGCCACTGTGGCACTGAAGGTTGAGTCCGCTCAGCAGCCCAAGCAGGTGCTGAAGATGGAGGTGGCTGTGCTGAAGAAGCTTCAGG gcaaaaaccaTGTGTGTCGCTTTGTGGGTTGTGGCAGGAATGATCGCTTCAACTACGTGGTGATGGAGCTGCAG GGGAGGAATCTGGCAGACCTGCGCAGAACTATGAGCCGGGGCACGTTTTCCGTCTCCACAACGTTGAGACTTGGCAAGCAGATTTTAGAAGCCATTGAAAGCATCCattctgttggttttctgcACCGTGACATCAAACCA tCGAACTTTGCCATGGGAAGACTTGCCAGTACCTGCAGATGCTGCTATATGCTCGACTTTGGTTTGGCTCGTCAGTTTACCAACTCAAATCAGGAAGTCCGACCA CCTCGTCCGGTTGCAGGTTTCAGAGGAACTGTGCGATACGCTTCAATCAACGCTCACAAGAACAAG GAAATGGGTCGTCATGACGACCTCTGGTCTCTCTTCTACATGCTAGTTGAGTTCATGGTCGGGCAGCTTCCCTGGAGGAAAATAAAGGATAAG GAGCAAGTAGGAAATCTTAAAGAAACGTACGACCATCGTCTCATGCTGAAGCACCTCCCCTCAGAGTTTAGTACGTTCCTGGATCACATTATGACCTTGGACTACTTCACCAAGCCTGACTATCAG CTCCTGACGTCAATGTTTGACAGTGCCATGAAGAGCCACAATGTGCTGGAGAATGACCCCTATGACTGGGAGAAATGTGACTCGGAGGATGTGCTGACCATCACTGCCGCAGCGAACACTGCTCAGCAGCTCACTCGCCTCACACCGGCTTACCTCGG CATGGCCAACGCTTCAGTGCTGCCAGGAGAGCTGCAGCGGGAGAACACAGAGGATGTCCTTCAAGGGGAGCGCCTCAGTGATGCCGACAACTGCCTCCCCATCCCTACACCGACAGCCCCTGGTGGAGATGTGTGGGAGGAGATGGACCGCAACCGAAACCATAAACGTGCCCAGCCCATGATCAGGAAG GTGGTGAGTGAAGATGAACACAGTCAAAATCAGGGGAACCAGAGTCCCAACACCGGCTCCATGCAGAGTTCACCCAGACGAGTCCGATCAGAAACGATGTTCTTAGACAGAGCTGCTCCGCTGCTCCGGAGGATGAGGCACAGCCAGAGCTTGGCGTTCGAGAAGAGGCTCGCCCCCGAACCCAAACCCACCATCGAACGCTTCCTTGAGGCCTA tCTAGGAAAACAGCGTCCAGTCCTTCCCTGTGTTGGGGAGAAGTCCATTCCTGAGAAAGAAAATGGGATGCACACCCCTTCCTCCAATCAGGAGCATTCTGGGACACCCACGGTTGATCCAGAGGAGGGTGCAGCCAGCAGCGGCTTTGTCGCCGTGACCGCCAGCCCCGTGCCACAGGAGGGAGACTCTCAGGAGTGGGTGATGCTGGAGCTCGAGCAAGGCAGTGGCTCCGCAGGAAGCAAGCCCCCCGCAGATGTGAAGCACGAGGACAAGCGTGGGACCCACATCCCTGTTGAAGCTCAAAAGTCAGAGCCGCATGATGAGAAGACCAGTCCTGCAGCTCCCAGCAGCCCCGTCCTGTCACAGATGGCCATGCCCGGCACGTGGTTACTGGGTCACCGGAGGCTGCCAGGAATGCTGGGACAAATGCCCTCAGTGGTGATGGGAAGACCCCCGATGGAGCAG TCACCAGTTCTGAAAAACGATGGCGTTGCCTTGGAAGAAACATCCGTTCAATTGGAGGAACTTGCAGAAGAAGGCTTAAAGAATGGGGGCCACTTGGATTCAGCTGCAGCATTAAGCCCAGCTAAGGCCATTGCAGCCCACCTGACTAAAGATCGAGACCCTGAGAGTGACTCTGGTCTGCCGGACCGCTCCTCTGAACCGAATCAGCAGTTGCAGGCTGACACGGTCGGAGGCGCTGTGGAGAGCACAGTCACCgtctcctcttctcctcctccagctctgcttagACAAAAAGATTCTCCCTCTTCCCCGAGACTCAGTCGAATCCCAGTAAGAGACCCCAGCAACCCCTTGGACTCTCCAAGCAGGGACCTGAACCTGGAGAAGCGACACCGCTGGAGCAGCCCGGTCCCCGGCTCCCCTACGCACTCCCCCTCGCCCTCTCTGTCCTGCGATAACCTGCCCTGCGCTTTGCCAAGAGACAGACTTTCCTACGAAAGAGGCTCTCGGTCGGATTGCGTGGGAGAAGATCCCCTTTCTTTGTCGTCTTCTTCAGGGAGTAAAAGTAAAATCCCTCGTCCTGTAAGCGCTTCGTTTCTACCGGAGCAGCTCAACAGCAGATTTCTGCCTCGACCGCCTCCTGGAAAACCCCCCATCCGTCCTTGTGTTGATAGCAG GCGACGGCGCTTAAGGGTTCGTGCCAGCAGCACCAGCGATGCAGACTTCTTGGCCAGCCTGACCCAGCTCATGCAGGATCGTGGAGGATTGCTCCTCAGCCCCCCACATCGCCTTCGcagctcctcatcctcacttCAGCGCTCGCTAAGCTCCTCCCCTTCGCGACAGGAGCTCCGGGAAGGCGGGGCGCTGCCGGGACGCTGCCATTCCCCATCCAGCCTCTCGGGCTCCCCGCCCCCGAGGCAAGCTGACCCGCAGGACCGGGCGGCAGGACCGGGTCTTTGGGGTCGCGGTTCCAGAGGACGGGGGCTACTGTGTGAGGGTAAAGGCAAAGTGACCCGATGA
- the LOC101157503 gene encoding zinc finger protein 106-like, protein MAAVQNPARNVRVKKHPKSFKATKVYCILCRKDYLKPDGHEHLHSMLHHRELEAVLGKNALHDCQACKKSSLGLNEYAEHISTPQHQARLENLMAKNVKPVSLHKSLSKETIEKILKRNKALKKEEHKFTKKHKKKTRQVAGQRWAGLQQGTITQKTNQKPDQMQMRWSNQMQQSPFQGNNYPVVQNKENNMSGPFLCRDPALQNQSWRQTCYLGNFVDRPQHQLAQDVFPQSARHLRFDDSFPGSHLPTNQVRQESSQSDGPQMNQGFPVTQNQKTMPSINQNQYFYGQHTSSRQRDFRRDILPENGSFGFERCQGDRTESKTSNPSDRLASENKTAPQQDVDVSTMLKQIRRALGVREPCRADREARKQNSEACSHMTVCSTAKQAEVAGNSLKSHNCAPTVPSSAGVCSSRVTAQKPKLSITVEGMSDSGKEDSQVNKSSDSLNRSTGLSEPNMGGSRKVRIAHKSSGIHAEEEAVSKPPTGANDKLSWRQMYEMKINKRSEGSPRFGIKLSNHQTELQSSVNDYDLPLSEGFHWEMIPDCSTEPHLTPPPPPHFSSTGVVSDAQVESLLEREAAQSSCKGQTTVKVKEEPNLEDYEMSTNANKRKLNALTDNTLADSSNRKKKKTKSTLNQDQMDHLLAVSLKEDELSRSLQDVDTSLIQARNAVQAAYAEVQRLLLLKQQFTVEVNSLRAKRIEILQEMQEGYSGASNAVERATTSSAVAASSSQQPFTAAPAPFSTQPFSNPLVLSAVPLNQEVSHVATTGQASLLPTALSCTADVPQVTLTPPVPLFPPDLLPPLLLRPPLVPPLTDATSARRDLTESGKAASEASAQQREHDTGKGINKSQSVGTGLVEKVGNETAADKSVPERQKKADRAEDEGNESDASVEMVSSSKVEVIEVDESECENSVETNSKDPPESVNVEVSSTSTQTSQQNQTDGKFKPVKDDVAPADSVEDQEPSVGSFSSHAGPVHGLQIHDGILYTCSADNTARAYNLVTRECQAVFQGHTNKVNCLLVSIVPYLPARLYTGSSDQTIRCYSLKSKRCLQQISLPDRVLCLHVAWNILYAGLASGSVFSYDLKTLKELDVFECHGPRGVSCLGTAQEGARRLLLVGSYDSTISVRDAKSGLLLRSLDGHTKTVLCMKVVNDLVFSGSSDTSVHAHNIHTGELVRIYKGHGHAVTSIVILGKVMVTASLDKLVRVYELQSHDRLQVYGGHSDMVVCMAVHKSLIYTGCYDGTIQAVKLNLMKNYRCWWQNCSLIFGMAEHLLQHLVGDHSHPNLQTVKCRWKGCNAFFSTQQSVKKELPEHMQSHIENDSMQQP, encoded by the exons ATGGCAGCTGTTCAGAATCCGGCGAGGAACGTTCGTGtaaaaaaacaccccaagtCTTTCAAGGCTACAAAAGTTTACTGTATTTTGTGTCGCAAGGACTACTTAAAACCT GATGGACACGAGCACCTGCATAGCATGCTGCATCACAGAGAACTGGAGGCAGTCCTGGGCAA gAATGCCCTCCATGATTGCCAGGCATGCAAGAAGTCGTCCCTGGGTCTAAATGAGTACGCAGAGCACATCTCAACACCACAGCACCAAGCAAGGTTGGAAAACCTGATGGCCAAAAACGTGAAGCCCGTTTCCCTGCATAAAAGCTTGAGCAAGGAGACAATCGAAAAGATCTTGAAGAGAAACAAGGCgctaaaaaaagaaga gcaTAAATTTactaaaaagcataaaaagaaaactaggCAGGTGGCTGGTCAAAGGTGGGCTGGTCTGCAGCAGGGAACCATTACACAGAAGACAAATCAAAAACCCGACCAAATGCAGATGAGGTGGTCAAATCAGATGCAGCAAAGTCCCTTTCAGGGAAACAACTATCCAGTTGTGCAAAACAAAGAGAACAACATGTCTGGACCTTTCCTCTGCAGAGACCCGGCCCTGCAGAACCAAAGCTGGAGGCAGACTTGTTATCTGGGAAACTTTGTAGATCGACCGCAGCACCAGCTTGCTCAGGATGTGTTTCCTCAATCAGCTCGCCACCTCAGGTTTGATGACAGTTTTCCTGGCAGCCACCTGCCAACGAATCAGGTCAGACAGGAGAGTTCTCAAAGCGACGGACCGCAGATGAATCAAGGTTTCCCTGTCACGCAAAACCAGAAGACAATGCCTTCTATCAACCAGAACCAGTATTTCTATGGACAGCATACCAGTTCAAGACAGAGAGACTTCCGTAGGGATATCCTCCCGGAAAATGGATCTTTTGGGTTCGAACGTTGCCAAGGTGACAGAACGGAGTCCAAGACTTCCAACCCTTCAGATCGACTTGcatctgaaaacaaaacagctcCCCAGCAAGACGTGGACGTCAGCACCATGCTCAAGCAAATCCGACGAGCTCTGGGTGTGAGGGAGCCGTGCAGAGCCGACAGAGAAGCCCGGAAGCAGAACAGCGAGGCCTGCAGCCACATGACCGTGTGCAGCACTGCAAAACAAGCAGAGGTAGCGGGAAACTCCCTCAAGAGTCACAATTGCGCTCCGACTGTGCCCTCCTCTGCTGGTGTTTGTAGCTCCAGAGTCACTGCACAGAAGCCAAAACTGTCTATAACTGTAGAAGGAATGTCAGACAGTGGAAAGGAAGACTCTCAGGTGAACAAAAGTTCAGATTCTCTAAACAGAAGTACTGGACTCTCTGAGCCCAACATGGGTGGCAGCCGTAAGGTTCGAATTGCTCACAAATCAAGTGGGATTCATGCGGAGGAAGAAGCTGTATCCAAACCCCCAACTGGAGCCAACGATAAACTGAGCTGGAGACAAATGTATGAGATGAAAATCAACAAAAGAAGTGAAGGGAGTCCGAG gTTTGGAATCAAGTTGTCAAACCATCAGACTGAGCTTCAAAGCTCAGTAAATGACTATGACCTGCCTCTATCTGAAGGTTTTCACTGGGAGATGATTCCAGACTGCTCCACCGAGCCACATCTTACTCCACCGCCTCCACCCCATTTTAGCTCTACCGGGGTGGTGTCAGATGCTCAGGTGGAGTCTCTGCTGGAGCGTGAAGCAGCTCAGAGCAGCTGTAAGGGTCAGACCACAGTAAAGGTGAAGGAAGAGCCGAATCTGGAGGATTATGAGATGAGCACTAATGCCAACAAGAGAAAATTGAATGCATTGACA GACAATACCCTAGCTGAcagttcaaacagaaaaaagaagaaaacaaagtcaACCTTGA ACCAGGATCAGATGGACCATCTGCTTGCAGTGTCTCTGAAGGAGGATGAGCTGAGCCGCTCTCTGCAGGATGTGGACACATCTCTGATCCAGGCCAGAAATGCAGTGCAAGCTGCTTACGCGGAGGTCCAAAGACTTTTGCTGCTAAAACAGCAG ttcacAGTTGAAGTAAACAGTCTGAGAGCAAAGCGCATCGAGATCCTGCAAGAAATGCAAG AAGGATACTCTGGAGCATCTAATGCAGTAGAAAGAGCAACCACCTCTTCTGCAGTTGCAGCATCTTCCAGTCAGCAGCCTTTCACAGCAGCCCCTGCTCCATTTAGCACCCAACCCTTTTCTAATCCCCTTGTGCTGTCTGCTGTCCCATTAAATCAAGAAGTCAGCCATGTGGCCACGACTGGACAGGCCAGCCTTCTGCCCACAGCATTGTCCTGTACCGCTGATGTGCCTCAAGTGACTCTGACTCCGCCCGTGCCTTTGTTCCCACCCGATCTGCTCCCTCCATTGCTCCTCAGGCCACCACTTGTACCGCCTCTTACAGATGCTACCTCTGCTAGACGAGATCTGACAGAGAGCGGCAAAGCGGCATCTGAAGCCTCTGCCCAGCAGAGAGAACATGACACAGGAAAGGGAATAAACAAATCCCAATCAGTGGGGACAGGGTTGGTAGAAAAGGTTGGAAATGAGACTGCTGCAGACAAGTCTGTTCCCGAACGACAGAAGAAAGCTGACAGAGCAGAGGATGAAGGGAACGAGAGCGATGCCTCAGTTGAAATGGTCAGCTCCTCTAAGGTGGAGGTCATAGAAGTGGACGAGTCAGAGTGCGAGAACTCGGTGGAGACGAACTCGAAGGATCCTCCGGAGTCCGTGAATGTGGAAGTCAGTTCTACAAGCACACAGACATCTCAGCAAAACCAAACTGATGG TAAATTCAAGCCAGTAAAAGACGACGTTGCTCCTGCAG aTTCTGTGGAGGATCAGGAACCATCAGTAGGATCCTTTTCGAGTCACGCTGGCCCCGTTCATGGCCTGCAAATCCATGACGGCATCTTGTACACGTGTTCCGCGGACAATACAGCTCGAGCCTACAATCTGGTG ACCAGAGAGTGCCAGGCGGTGTTTCAGGGTCATACGAACAAGGTCAACTGTCTGCTGGTGTCTATAGTTCCATACCTGCCAGCACGTCTCTATACAGGCTCCAGCGACCAGACTATCCGCTGCTACAGCCTGAAG TCAAAGAGGTGTCTACAGCAGATCTCCCTTCCAGACAGGGTGTTGTGTTTGCACGTAGCCTGGAATATTCTTTATGCCGGGCTGGCTAGCGGCTCTGTCTTCAGCTACGATCTAAAG ACTCTGAAGGAGCTGGATGTGTTTGAGTGCCACGGCCCCCGCGGGGTGAGCTGTCTGGGCACCGCTCAGGAGGGCGCCCGGCGGCTGCTGCTGGTCGGATCGTACGACAGCACCATCAGCGTGCGCGACGCCAAGAGCGGCCTGCTGCTGCGCTCACTGGACGGCCACACTAAGACTGTCCTCTGCATGAAG gtgGTGAATGACCTTGTCTTCAGCGGCTCCAGTGACACGTCTGTGCACGCCCACAACATCCAT ACCGGGGAGCTGGTCCGTATCTATAAAGGTCACGGTCACGCCGTCACGTCCATCGTAATCCTGGGTAAGGTGATGGTGACTGCCTCTCTGGACAAACTGGTGCGAGTTTATGAGCTGCAG tctCATGACCGCCTGCAGGTGTATGGGGGTCACAGCGACATGGTGGTGTGCATGGCAGTACACAAGAGTTTG ATTTACACTGGCTGTTACGACGGCACCATTCAAGCCGTGAAACTCAACTTGATGAAGAACTACCGCTGCTGG TGGCAAAATTGCTCTCTGATCTTCGGCATGGCGGAGCATCTCCTGCAGCACCTCGTCGGCGATCACAGCCACCCCAATCTGCAGACGGTCAAATGCCGCTGGAAAGGGTGCAATGCGTTTTTCTCCACGCAGCAGTCGGTTAAAAAA GAGCTGCCTGAACACATGCAGAGCCACATAGAGAATGACAGCATGCAGCAGCCTTGA